The following proteins are co-located in the Streptomyces sp. NBC_00435 genome:
- a CDS encoding CARDB domain-containing protein: MRWKQGGRLMLAGTVVAGLVSVGLLPVTFAAAAGGPNLALGKAVTASGSLGGYGASGVTDGNQGSYWEGPPGTFPQWVQVDLGGAKAVDQVVLKLPTGWEARTETLTVQGSTDGSTFSTLSASAGRVFNPAQSNTVTVGFTAATVRYLRVGVTANTGWQAAQISELEVYSADGSGGPGDPGDPGTPPPVGVNLAKGKPIEGSSTTQSFVAANANDDSVTSYWEAGSQQSTLTVKLGSNADVTGVVLKLNPDPAWSNRTQNFEILGREQSASGFTTLKASAGYAFSPSGNQNTVTIPVTGRLADVQLKFSGNTGAGGGQAAEFQVIGSAAPNPDLTVPDLSWSPSAPSESDAVTVNTTVRNAGTVASPATSVNVSLEGAVAGSAPVGALAAGASATVPVAVGKRPMGSYTVSAVVDPAGSVAEQDDTNNSRTAAAKLVVGQAPGPDLEALSITTNPANPAVGAPVSFTVAVHNRGTTGVSAGSVTRLVAGATTLNGPTSAIAAGETVNVAVNGTWTAVSGGATLTATADGTGLVTETNENNNSYSRAVVVGRGAALPYTEYEAEAGSYTGALLRSDAKRTFGHTNFATESSGRESVRLASAGQYVQFTSTNQANSIVVRNSVPDAANGGGADATISLYINGSFAQKLNLTSKHSWLYGSTDSPEGLTNTPGGDARRLFDESHALLAQSYPPGTTFRLQRDAGDTAPYYVIDLVDLEQVAPAAPKPAECTSITDYGAIPNDGIDDTLALQKAVTADQNGQIACVWIPQGQWRQEQKILTDDPLNRGQFNQVGISNVSIRGAGMWYSQLYTLTQPQDAGGINHPHEGNFGFDIDDNTQISDIAIFGSGRIRGGDGNAEGGVGLNGRFGKNTKITNVWIEHANVGVWVGRDYDNIPALWGPGDGIEFSGMRIRDTYADGINFANGTRNSTVFNSSFRTTGDDALAVWSSKYVKDQSVDIGHDNHFRNNTVQLPWRANGIALYGGYGNTIENNLIYDTMNYPGIMLATDHDPLPFSGQTLISGNGLFRTGGAFWGEAQEFGAITLFAANLPIPGVTIRDTDIYDSTYDGIQFKTGGGTMPDVKVTNVHIEKSNNGAGIRAHGGARGSATLSNVTITGSADGNILVEPGSQFVINGG; encoded by the coding sequence ATGAGATGGAAGCAAGGCGGCCGGCTGATGCTGGCCGGCACGGTGGTCGCGGGGCTGGTGTCGGTCGGACTCCTGCCCGTCACCTTCGCCGCCGCCGCGGGCGGCCCCAACCTCGCCCTCGGCAAGGCGGTCACCGCGAGCGGATCCCTCGGCGGATACGGGGCCTCAGGGGTCACCGACGGCAACCAGGGCTCGTACTGGGAGGGTCCCCCGGGAACCTTCCCGCAGTGGGTACAGGTCGACCTCGGCGGCGCCAAGGCCGTCGACCAGGTGGTGCTGAAGCTGCCCACCGGGTGGGAGGCGCGGACCGAGACGCTGACCGTGCAGGGCAGCACCGACGGGAGCACCTTCAGCACGCTGTCCGCCTCGGCGGGGCGGGTGTTCAACCCGGCCCAGTCCAACACGGTGACCGTCGGCTTCACCGCCGCGACCGTCCGCTACCTGCGGGTGGGCGTCACCGCCAACACGGGCTGGCAGGCGGCCCAGATATCCGAGCTCGAGGTGTACTCCGCCGACGGCAGCGGCGGTCCCGGTGACCCGGGTGATCCGGGCACTCCGCCTCCCGTCGGCGTCAACCTCGCCAAGGGCAAGCCCATCGAGGGCTCCTCCACCACCCAGTCGTTCGTCGCGGCCAACGCCAACGACGACAGCGTGACCAGCTACTGGGAGGCGGGGTCCCAGCAGTCCACGCTGACCGTGAAGCTCGGCTCCAACGCCGACGTCACCGGGGTGGTCCTCAAGCTCAATCCGGACCCCGCCTGGTCCAACCGCACCCAGAACTTCGAGATCCTGGGCCGAGAGCAGTCGGCGAGCGGGTTCACCACCCTGAAGGCCAGCGCCGGCTACGCGTTCAGTCCCAGCGGCAACCAGAACACCGTGACGATCCCCGTCACGGGCCGGCTCGCCGACGTCCAGCTGAAGTTCTCCGGCAACACCGGGGCGGGTGGCGGCCAGGCCGCCGAGTTCCAGGTGATCGGCTCCGCCGCACCGAACCCGGACCTGACGGTCCCGGACCTCTCCTGGTCCCCGTCCGCTCCCTCCGAGAGCGACGCCGTCACGGTCAACACCACTGTCCGCAACGCCGGTACGGTCGCTTCCCCGGCCACCTCCGTCAACGTCAGCCTCGAAGGAGCCGTCGCGGGCAGCGCCCCGGTCGGCGCCCTCGCCGCCGGCGCCTCGGCCACCGTCCCGGTCGCCGTCGGCAAGCGCCCGATGGGCAGCTACACCGTCTCCGCGGTCGTGGACCCGGCCGGCAGCGTCGCCGAGCAGGACGACACCAACAACAGCCGCACCGCCGCCGCGAAGCTCGTCGTCGGCCAGGCTCCCGGCCCCGACCTGGAAGCCCTCTCCATCACCACCAACCCGGCCAACCCGGCCGTGGGCGCCCCGGTCTCCTTCACCGTGGCCGTACACAACCGGGGGACCACCGGGGTGAGCGCGGGCAGCGTCACCCGGCTGGTCGCGGGCGCCACCACGCTCAACGGCCCGACCTCGGCGATCGCCGCCGGCGAGACCGTGAACGTGGCCGTCAACGGCACCTGGACGGCGGTCAGTGGCGGGGCGACCCTCACCGCCACCGCCGACGGGACCGGCCTCGTCACCGAGACCAACGAGAACAACAACAGTTACTCCCGCGCCGTGGTCGTGGGCCGCGGAGCTGCGCTCCCGTACACCGAGTACGAAGCGGAGGCCGGCAGTTACACCGGCGCGCTGCTGCGGAGCGACGCCAAGCGCACCTTCGGGCACACCAACTTCGCCACCGAGTCCTCGGGCCGCGAATCGGTCCGCCTCGCCTCGGCCGGCCAGTACGTGCAGTTCACCTCGACCAACCAGGCCAACTCCATCGTCGTGCGCAACTCCGTCCCGGACGCGGCGAACGGCGGCGGCGCGGACGCCACCATCAGCCTCTACATCAACGGCAGCTTCGCCCAGAAGCTGAACCTCACCTCCAAGCACAGCTGGCTCTACGGCAGCACCGACAGCCCCGAGGGCCTGACCAACACCCCCGGCGGCGACGCCCGCAGGCTCTTCGACGAGTCCCACGCGCTGCTCGCGCAGAGCTACCCGCCCGGCACCACCTTCCGCCTCCAGCGCGACGCGGGCGACACGGCCCCGTACTACGTCATCGACCTGGTCGACCTGGAGCAGGTGGCCCCGGCGGCGCCCAAGCCCGCCGAGTGCACCTCGATCACCGACTACGGCGCGATCCCGAACGACGGCATCGACGACACGCTCGCCCTCCAGAAGGCGGTGACGGCGGACCAGAACGGGCAGATCGCCTGTGTCTGGATCCCGCAGGGCCAGTGGCGCCAGGAGCAGAAGATCCTCACCGACGACCCGCTGAACCGCGGCCAGTTCAACCAGGTGGGCATCAGCAACGTCTCCATCCGCGGCGCGGGCATGTGGTACTCCCAGCTCTACACCCTGACCCAGCCGCAGGACGCGGGCGGCATCAACCACCCGCACGAGGGGAACTTCGGCTTCGACATCGACGACAACACACAGATCTCCGACATCGCCATCTTCGGCTCGGGCCGGATCCGCGGCGGAGACGGCAACGCCGAGGGCGGCGTGGGCCTGAACGGCCGCTTCGGCAAGAACACGAAGATCACCAACGTGTGGATCGAGCACGCCAACGTCGGTGTCTGGGTGGGACGCGACTACGACAACATCCCGGCCCTGTGGGGTCCCGGTGACGGCATCGAGTTCAGCGGCATGCGGATCCGCGACACCTACGCCGACGGCATCAACTTCGCCAACGGCACCCGCAACTCCACCGTCTTCAACTCCTCCTTCCGTACGACCGGTGACGACGCCCTGGCGGTGTGGTCCAGCAAGTACGTGAAGGACCAGTCGGTCGACATCGGCCACGACAACCACTTTCGCAACAACACCGTCCAGCTGCCGTGGCGCGCCAACGGCATTGCCCTCTACGGCGGTTACGGCAACACCATCGAGAACAACCTCATCTACGACACCATGAACTATCCCGGCATCATGCTGGCGACCGACCACGACCCGCTGCCCTTCTCCGGGCAGACCCTGATCTCGGGCAACGGGCTGTTCCGCACGGGCGGCGCCTTCTGGGGCGAGGCCCAGGAGTTCGGGGCGATCACCCTCTTCGCGGCCAACCTGCCCATCCCGGGCGTCACCATCCGCGACACCGACATCTACGACTCGACGTACGACGGCATCCAGTTCAAGACGGGCGGCGGAACCATGCCCGACGTGAAGGTCACCAACGTGCACATCGAGAAGTCCAACAACGGGGCCGGCATCCGTGCCCACGGCGGGGCCCGCGGCAGCGCCACCCTGTCCAACGTCACGATCACCGGCTCGGCCGACGGGAACATCCTGGTCGAACCCGGATCGCAGTTCGTGATCAACGGCGGGTGA
- a CDS encoding TetR/AcrR family transcriptional regulator produces the protein MTRIDKPEAESDGPGRRERKKAATRQALADAALRLFLEKGFDQVKVAEIAAAADTALTTLFAHFPGGKEALILEDGAEREASLAAAVRRRAPGVPVLAALRAFFAGRGPFDPDPAPEFLLKTELVAATPALRAYARRMWTGCEEALAEVIAEACGRPADDLSLRILARYVLEIPDLASMGPDPRRALDLAFGHLERGWPGV, from the coding sequence ATGACACGCATTGACAAGCCAGAGGCAGAATCGGACGGCCCCGGGCGACGCGAACGCAAAAAGGCCGCAACCCGGCAGGCGCTCGCCGACGCCGCCCTGCGACTGTTCCTGGAGAAGGGGTTCGACCAGGTCAAGGTCGCCGAGATCGCCGCGGCGGCGGACACCGCACTGACGACGCTGTTCGCGCACTTCCCTGGCGGGAAGGAAGCGCTGATCCTCGAGGACGGCGCCGAGCGTGAGGCCTCCCTGGCCGCAGCGGTGCGCCGCCGGGCCCCGGGGGTGCCGGTACTGGCGGCCCTGCGCGCATTCTTCGCCGGCCGGGGCCCCTTCGACCCGGACCCGGCACCGGAGTTCCTGCTCAAGACGGAGCTCGTCGCCGCCACGCCCGCGCTGCGCGCCTACGCCCGCCGGATGTGGACCGGCTGCGAGGAGGCCCTGGCGGAGGTGATCGCCGAGGCGTGCGGACGCCCGGCCGACGACCTCTCGCTGCGGATCCTGGCCCGCTACGTCCTGGAGATTCCCGATCTCGCGAGCATGGGGCCGGACCCGCGCCGGGCCCTGGACCTGGCCTTCGGCCACCTGGAGCGCGGCTGGCCCGGGGTGTGA
- a CDS encoding MFS transporter translates to MSSVAELRPPRAAASPSTTAFWLILGLVLLADALDMIDSTVTNIAAPTIVREMGGGESLIKWLGSSYTLAMGVLLVVGGRLGDKFGQRRLFLIGMAGFTAASAICGLSPEPALLIAARVLQGAFGALLIPQGMAIMTRTFSREQLGKAFNLFGPLLGAATVGGPILAGLLIDADLAGLSWRPVFLINLFLGVFGTVAAARLLPRDAGDRSLSVDGLGAGLLGFTMFALMYGLIEGSSNGWGATALGSLAAGVLSLVLYARRQSTASEPLIKPSLFRNKGFTSGLFVGMLYFAVTSGLLYVTSLFMQQALHSTPGDTALGLLPVTLGIIAAAVAGMAGLTRRLGRRLILAGMLLTLAGAGWLLALVLGRGTDLTLWAMAPAVFVTGLGMGACFGTIFDITLGDISAGEAGSAGGSLTAVQQIANGIGSAVVTTVYFHSGAPAHAMAVSLVTVLAVTTACLPALRLLPRSVPAESPGHGA, encoded by the coding sequence ATGTCCTCCGTAGCCGAACTCCGGCCGCCCCGAGCAGCGGCCTCCCCCTCCACCACCGCCTTCTGGCTGATCCTCGGGCTGGTCCTGCTGGCCGACGCCCTCGACATGATCGACTCCACCGTCACCAACATCGCCGCGCCGACGATCGTCCGGGAGATGGGCGGCGGCGAGAGCCTCATCAAGTGGCTGGGCTCCTCCTACACCCTCGCCATGGGCGTGCTCCTGGTCGTGGGAGGCCGGCTGGGGGACAAGTTCGGACAGCGCAGGCTGTTCCTCATCGGCATGGCCGGCTTCACCGCCGCCTCCGCGATCTGCGGGCTGTCCCCCGAACCGGCCCTCCTCATCGCCGCCCGCGTGCTCCAGGGCGCCTTCGGTGCGCTGCTCATCCCGCAGGGCATGGCGATCATGACCAGGACGTTCTCCCGCGAGCAGCTGGGCAAGGCCTTCAACCTCTTCGGACCTCTGCTCGGCGCGGCCACCGTCGGCGGCCCGATCCTGGCCGGCCTGCTCATCGACGCCGACCTCGCGGGCCTGTCCTGGCGCCCCGTCTTCCTGATCAACCTGTTCCTCGGTGTGTTCGGCACCGTGGCCGCCGCCCGGCTGCTGCCCCGCGACGCCGGTGACCGTTCCCTGAGCGTGGACGGCCTGGGCGCCGGTCTCCTCGGCTTCACGATGTTCGCCCTGATGTACGGCCTGATCGAGGGTTCCAGCAACGGCTGGGGCGCGACCGCACTCGGCTCGCTCGCCGCCGGGGTGCTCTCCCTCGTCCTGTACGCACGCCGTCAGTCCACCGCCTCCGAACCGCTCATCAAGCCCTCGCTCTTCCGGAACAAGGGCTTCACCTCGGGCCTGTTCGTCGGCATGCTGTACTTCGCGGTCACCAGCGGCCTGCTCTACGTGACCTCCCTGTTCATGCAGCAGGCCCTGCACTCCACCCCGGGCGACACCGCCCTCGGACTGCTCCCCGTGACCCTCGGCATCATCGCCGCGGCCGTCGCCGGCATGGCCGGGCTCACCCGCAGGCTCGGCCGCAGGCTGATCCTGGCCGGCATGCTGCTCACCCTCGCCGGGGCCGGCTGGCTGCTCGCCCTCGTCCTCGGCCGCGGCACGGACCTCACCCTCTGGGCGATGGCCCCGGCCGTCTTCGTCACCGGACTCGGCATGGGTGCCTGCTTCGGCACCATCTTCGACATCACCCTCGGCGACATCTCGGCCGGGGAGGCGGGCAGTGCCGGCGGCTCGCTCACCGCCGTCCAGCAGATCGCCAACGGCATCGGCTCGGCCGTCGTCACCACTGTCTACTTCCACTCCGGCGCCCCGGCCCACGCCATGGCCGTCAGCCTCGTCACCGTCCTGGCCGTCACCACCGCATGCCTCCCGGCCCTGCGACTGCTGCCCCGCAGCGTGCCCGCCGAGAGCCCCGGCCACGGCGCCTGA
- a CDS encoding FAD-dependent oxidoreductase, whose amino-acid sequence MTTHHPIAIVGAGLGGLTLARVLHLHGIEAALFDLDASRSARPQGGMLDLHEESGQAALRAAGLHDRFRELVLPGGQAMRILDRHATVRLEHTDGDEGDGEGDANGEHGGRPEVHRAALRDLLLDSLPAGAVRWGAKATGIRPLGDGVHEVTLADGSAFTTGLLVGADGAWSKVRPLLSPAVPRYCGLSFIEAHLYEADARHPEGSALVGGGMMFALDEGHGLLAHREPDGSLHVYAALRTGEEWAAAGSAPAKEAVLERFAGWDPRLRALVSDSDAPLVARPVHALPVGHHWARTPGVTLIGDAAHLMSPFAGEGANLAMLDGSELAIAVAARPGDPEGALATYEEAMFPRSGARAAESADNLDLCFGAGSPQLLVERMLTYAG is encoded by the coding sequence ATGACCACCCACCACCCCATCGCGATCGTCGGTGCCGGACTCGGCGGCCTCACCCTGGCCCGTGTACTGCACCTGCACGGAATCGAGGCGGCCCTCTTCGACCTCGACGCCTCCCGCTCCGCCCGCCCCCAGGGCGGCATGCTCGACCTGCACGAGGAGTCCGGCCAGGCCGCGCTCCGGGCGGCCGGACTCCACGACCGGTTCCGCGAACTGGTGCTCCCCGGCGGCCAGGCCATGCGGATCCTGGACCGCCACGCCACGGTCCGCCTCGAGCACACCGACGGCGACGAGGGCGACGGGGAGGGCGACGCCAACGGCGAGCACGGCGGCCGCCCCGAGGTGCACCGCGCCGCGCTCCGCGACCTCCTGCTGGACTCGCTGCCCGCAGGCGCCGTCCGCTGGGGCGCCAAGGCCACCGGCATCCGCCCCCTCGGCGACGGCGTCCACGAGGTGACACTCGCCGACGGGTCCGCGTTCACCACCGGCCTGCTCGTCGGCGCGGACGGCGCCTGGTCGAAGGTCCGGCCGCTGCTTTCGCCCGCCGTCCCCCGCTACTGCGGCCTCTCCTTCATCGAAGCGCACCTGTACGAGGCCGATGCCCGCCACCCCGAGGGCTCGGCCCTGGTCGGCGGCGGGATGATGTTCGCGCTCGACGAGGGGCACGGCCTGCTCGCCCACCGGGAACCGGACGGCAGCCTGCACGTCTACGCCGCCCTGCGGACCGGCGAGGAGTGGGCGGCGGCCGGGTCCGCCCCCGCGAAGGAGGCCGTCCTGGAACGGTTCGCCGGCTGGGACCCGCGGCTGCGCGCACTCGTCTCGGACAGCGACGCCCCGCTCGTCGCCCGGCCCGTCCACGCGCTGCCCGTCGGCCATCACTGGGCCCGCACCCCCGGAGTGACCCTGATCGGGGACGCCGCGCACCTGATGTCCCCCTTCGCCGGGGAGGGCGCCAACCTGGCCATGCTCGACGGCTCCGAGCTCGCCATCGCCGTCGCGGCCCGTCCCGGGGACCCGGAGGGGGCCCTCGCCACCTACGAGGAGGCGATGTTCCCGCGTTCCGGGGCCCGCGCCGCGGAGTCCGCGGACAACCTCGACCTGTGCTTCGGCGCCGGTTCCCCGCAGCTCCTGGTGGAGCGGATGCTCACCTACGCCGGCTGA
- a CDS encoding HutD/Ves family protein, which yields MTSEAAIRILRAADRPAATWKNGGGVTREIAAGPEGAGMDDFAWRASLAEVTADGPFSVFPGVDRILTLAQGIGMDLDIGGVRRLVDRRHAPQRFPGDRPTGCRLLGGPVVNFNVMYRRDAVSAGTAVVQGELELTVRPGETLLVVALEGAVGLEGSAGLGPYDAALVTGPRELALRSTGCAAVVRLTPVPGRDQPA from the coding sequence ATGACCAGCGAAGCAGCGATCCGGATCCTGCGGGCGGCCGACCGGCCGGCGGCCACGTGGAAGAACGGCGGGGGAGTCACGCGCGAGATCGCCGCCGGCCCCGAGGGCGCCGGGATGGACGATTTCGCGTGGCGTGCCAGCCTCGCCGAAGTCACCGCCGACGGGCCTTTCTCCGTCTTCCCGGGCGTCGACCGCATCCTCACCCTCGCGCAGGGGATCGGCATGGACCTCGACATCGGAGGCGTACGGCGGCTGGTGGACCGGCGGCACGCACCGCAGCGGTTCCCCGGGGACCGGCCGACGGGCTGCCGGCTGCTGGGCGGCCCGGTGGTGAACTTCAACGTGATGTACCGCCGGGACGCCGTGTCGGCCGGGACCGCCGTCGTACAGGGCGAGCTCGAGCTCACCGTCCGGCCCGGGGAGACGCTGCTGGTGGTCGCGTTGGAGGGGGCCGTCGGGCTCGAGGGGTCCGCCGGACTGGGCCCGTACGACGCGGCCCTGGTGACGGGGCCGAGGGAGCTCGCCCTGCGGAGCACCGGATGTGCGGCGGTGGTCCGGCTCACTCCGGTACCCGGCCGGGATCAGCCGGCGTAG
- a CDS encoding glycosyl hydrolase family 18 protein: protein MRRPRHSHALFAAFATAVASAGLVVGAGAAAHAATPLPAHVFAPYFEAYSSDSPADLAERSGAKYLTMAFVQTETKGSCTPYWNGSTGQPVAASVFGADFTKIRSRGGDVIPSFGGYAADNGGTEIADSCTSVDSIAAAYEKVVTTYDVTRLDMDIEDKSLTNKAAIDRRNQAIKKVQDWASANGRPLQISYTLPTTTSGLASSGLAVLKSAKSAGAQVDVVNLMTFDYYDNAAHDMAADTQTAATGLYGQLAALYPAKTPTQLWGMIGVTEMPGIDDFGAAETFTTADATTVYNWATAKGINTLSFWALQRDNGGCPGTGGSDTCSGVAQDPWYFTHTFAPFTGGGGPVADDFSLSLAPGSASVPPGGSTTATVATAVTSGSVKPVALTVSGAPAGVTAAVSPGSVTAGGSAQLTVGASATAVPGTYPLTVTGAEGPLSHSATFTLTVSGPGGGGGALVNGGLESGSLAPWTCESGGAVVSAPVHGGSYALRTAPTSGQSGECTQTLNLAPNTKYTLSGWVQGSYAYLGVRGGASGSTWTSSTGWTKLTVPFTTGASGTVTVYLHGWYAQGPVHGDDLAVG from the coding sequence TTGAGACGTCCCAGGCACAGCCATGCCCTGTTCGCGGCCTTCGCCACGGCCGTCGCCTCCGCCGGCCTCGTCGTCGGAGCCGGCGCCGCCGCGCACGCCGCGACCCCGTTACCCGCGCACGTCTTCGCCCCGTACTTCGAGGCCTACTCCTCCGACAGCCCTGCCGACCTGGCCGAGCGGTCCGGAGCGAAGTACCTGACCATGGCCTTCGTCCAGACCGAGACCAAGGGCTCCTGCACCCCCTACTGGAACGGCTCCACCGGCCAGCCGGTCGCCGCCTCCGTCTTCGGCGCCGACTTCACCAAGATCCGCTCGCGCGGCGGGGACGTCATCCCCTCCTTCGGCGGGTACGCGGCCGACAACGGCGGCACCGAAATCGCCGACAGCTGCACCAGCGTGGACTCGATCGCGGCCGCGTACGAGAAGGTCGTCACGACCTACGACGTCACCCGGCTCGACATGGACATCGAGGACAAGTCCCTGACCAACAAGGCGGCGATCGACCGCCGCAACCAGGCCATCAAGAAGGTCCAGGACTGGGCCTCCGCGAACGGCCGCCCACTGCAGATCTCCTACACCCTGCCCACGACCACGAGCGGTCTCGCGAGCAGTGGCCTCGCCGTCCTCAAGAGCGCCAAGTCGGCCGGCGCCCAGGTCGATGTGGTCAACCTGATGACCTTCGACTACTACGACAACGCCGCCCACGACATGGCGGCCGACACGCAGACCGCCGCGACCGGCCTCTACGGCCAGCTCGCCGCGCTCTACCCGGCCAAGACCCCCACCCAGCTCTGGGGCATGATCGGCGTCACTGAGATGCCCGGCATCGACGACTTCGGCGCGGCCGAGACCTTCACCACCGCCGACGCGACCACCGTCTACAACTGGGCCACCGCCAAGGGCATCAACACCCTCTCCTTCTGGGCCCTGCAGCGCGACAACGGCGGCTGCCCCGGCACCGGCGGCTCCGACACCTGCTCGGGCGTCGCCCAGGACCCCTGGTACTTCACCCACACCTTCGCCCCCTTCACCGGAGGCGGCGGACCCGTCGCCGACGACTTCTCCCTCTCCCTCGCACCCGGGTCGGCCTCGGTGCCCCCTGGAGGTTCCACCACCGCCACGGTCGCCACGGCAGTCACCTCCGGCAGCGTCAAGCCCGTCGCCCTCACGGTGAGCGGCGCGCCCGCCGGGGTCACCGCCGCCGTCAGCCCCGGGTCGGTCACCGCGGGCGGCTCGGCGCAGCTCACGGTCGGCGCCTCCGCCACGGCAGTGCCGGGCACCTACCCCCTCACCGTCACCGGAGCCGAGGGCCCGCTGAGTCACTCGGCGACCTTCACCCTCACCGTCTCCGGGCCCGGCGGAGGCGGCGGAGCCCTGGTCAACGGCGGCCTCGAAAGTGGCTCGCTCGCGCCGTGGACCTGCGAGAGCGGCGGCGCGGTGGTGTCCGCCCCGGTGCACGGGGGCTCGTACGCCCTGAGGACGGCGCCCACCTCCGGGCAGTCGGGCGAGTGCACCCAGACCCTGAACCTGGCCCCCAACACCAAGTACACGCTGAGCGGTTGGGTGCAGGGCAGCTACGCCTACCTCGGCGTGCGCGGCGGTGCCAGCGGCAGCACCTGGACCAGCTCCACGGGCTGGACCAAGCTCACGGTGCCCTTCACCACCGGGGCCAGCGGCACGGTCACCGTCTACCTGCACGGCTGGTACGCCCAGGGTCCGGTCCACGGCGACGACCTCGCGGTCGGCTGA
- a CDS encoding MFS transporter, whose amino-acid sequence MSPTPSATTQAGGHRNETVIVFALSLAAMVVSMMQTLPVPILGLIRNDLGTTTANVSWVTTATLLSAAVFTPLLGRFGDQHGKKPTLVAVLGVMVAGSVVAALASSLPLLILGRVLQGAATAIFPLALSVLREEVRPQKLPGAMALVSGTLAFGSGLALVATGLLTSGADADYRNAFWMATGFAVLALLAVVFLVPATKHKTGGRTDFLGALTLGIALLLLLLPISQGHEWGWASGRTLGSFAGAAVMTAVWVLTELKVREPLVDMKMFVHRPVLMANLAGILVGFGMFANFLGVSYLVQMPKALTGYGFDASILRASVEFLLPGAIVSLLASPIGGQLVRHRGPRIALAMAAALGAVGFGWLSLDHGHTASVIGAGIVVGAAVSFGYAAMPAVIMASVPHHQSGIANGINSISRSTGSAIGSAIVTTILASKTIEHLPAGVPPLPAESGFTLTFAIGAVAFGLVAVISGIGLRGAHGPRTVATGATGTAGAGNAPVAEVPAVAAAADAKAPAQSAEKADA is encoded by the coding sequence ATGAGTCCCACCCCCTCCGCCACCACCCAGGCCGGCGGGCACCGGAACGAGACGGTCATCGTCTTCGCCCTGAGCCTGGCCGCCATGGTCGTGTCGATGATGCAGACGCTGCCGGTCCCGATCTTGGGCCTGATCCGCAACGATCTCGGCACCACCACCGCCAACGTCAGCTGGGTGACCACCGCCACCCTGCTGTCCGCCGCCGTCTTCACCCCGCTGCTCGGCCGCTTCGGCGACCAGCACGGCAAGAAGCCGACGCTGGTGGCCGTACTCGGTGTCATGGTCGCGGGCTCCGTCGTGGCCGCGCTGGCCTCCTCGCTGCCCCTGCTGATCCTCGGCCGCGTCCTCCAGGGCGCCGCCACCGCGATCTTCCCGCTCGCCCTGTCCGTCCTGCGCGAAGAGGTCCGCCCGCAGAAGCTCCCCGGCGCCATGGCCCTGGTCAGCGGCACCCTCGCGTTCGGCAGTGGACTCGCGCTCGTCGCCACGGGCCTGCTGACCTCCGGAGCCGACGCGGACTACCGCAACGCCTTCTGGATGGCCACCGGCTTCGCCGTGCTCGCGCTGCTCGCCGTCGTGTTCCTGGTTCCGGCGACCAAGCACAAGACCGGCGGACGTACGGACTTCCTCGGCGCGCTCACCCTGGGCATCGCCCTGCTGCTGCTCCTCCTGCCGATCTCGCAGGGCCACGAGTGGGGCTGGGCCTCCGGCCGCACGCTGGGCAGCTTCGCCGGCGCCGCCGTCATGACCGCGGTCTGGGTGCTGACCGAGCTCAAGGTCCGCGAGCCCCTCGTCGACATGAAGATGTTCGTGCACCGCCCGGTCCTCATGGCCAACCTGGCCGGCATCCTCGTCGGATTCGGCATGTTCGCGAACTTCCTGGGCGTCTCCTACCTCGTCCAGATGCCGAAGGCCCTGACCGGCTACGGGTTCGACGCCTCCATCCTGCGGGCCTCCGTCGAGTTCCTGCTGCCCGGCGCGATCGTCTCGCTCCTGGCCTCCCCGATCGGCGGCCAGCTGGTGCGCCACCGCGGTCCGCGCATCGCGCTGGCCATGGCCGCGGCACTCGGCGCCGTCGGCTTCGGCTGGCTGTCCCTGGACCACGGCCACACGGCCTCGGTGATCGGCGCCGGCATCGTCGTCGGCGCGGCCGTCAGCTTCGGCTACGCGGCCATGCCCGCCGTGATCATGGCGAGCGTTCCGCACCACCAGAGCGGCATCGCCAACGGCATCAACTCGATCTCCCGCTCCACGGGCAGCGCGATCGGCAGCGCCATCGTCACCACCATCCTGGCGTCGAAGACGATCGAGCACCTCCCCGCGGGAGTTCCCCCGCTGCCGGCCGAATCCGGCTTCACCCTCACCTTCGCCATCGGCGCCGTGGCCTTCGGCCTCGTCGCGGTGATCAGCGGGATCGGCCTGCGCGGAGCGCACGGGCCGCGCACGGTGGCAACCGGGGCCACCGGGACCGCTGGGGCTGGGAACGCTCCGGTCGCCGAGGTTCCGGCGGTAGCCGCCGCGGCCGACGCGAAGGCTCCGGCGCAGTCGGCCGAGAAGGCCGACGCCTGA